From the Euphorbia lathyris chromosome 6, ddEupLath1.1, whole genome shotgun sequence genome, one window contains:
- the LOC136231960 gene encoding protein MOTHER of FT and TFL1-like, whose protein sequence is MARSLEPLVVGKVIGDVLDMYIPVTEFSVHYGAKQVANGCEIKPSAAVQMPHVRISGSRLTSNLYTLVMVDPDAPSPSEPKWREWLHWIVVDIPEGCDVTKGHELIPYMGPQPPTGIHRYVFALFKQGSGLMGRSRPPDVRINFSTRLFAAQNGLGLPVAAVYFNSHKEPALKRR, encoded by the exons ATGGCAAGATCTCTAGAGCCACTGGTGGTCGGAAAAGTGATCGGAGATGTGCTTGATATGTATATTCCGGTCACTGAGTTTAGTGTTCATTATGGTGCGAAACAAGTCGCCAATGGCTGTGAAATCAAGCCTTCTGCTGCTGTTCAGATGCCTCATGTTCGGATTTCTGGCTCTCGTCTCACCTCTAATCTCTACACTTTg gTTATGGTTGATCCTGATGCTCCCAGTCCTAGTGAACCCAAGTGGAGAGAGTGGCTTCATTG GATTGTGGTAGATATACCTGAAGGATGCGACGTCACTAAAG GACATGAGCTGATACCGTACATGGGACCTCAACCTCCAACCGGGATTCACCGGTATGTGTTCGCGTTATTCAAGCAGGGGAGTGGATTGATGGGAAGGAGTAGACCTCCAGATGTCCGTATCAATTTCAGCACTCGTCTTTTTGCCGCTCAGAATGGACTCGGTCTTCCGGTTGCTGCTGTGTATTTTAATTCGCACAAGGAACCGGCACTTAAAAGACGTTAG